A genomic region of Bacteroides acidifaciens contains the following coding sequences:
- the rplK gene encoding 50S ribosomal protein L11 gives MAKEVAGLIKLQIKGGAANPSPPVGPALGSKGINIMEFCKQFNARTQDKAGKILPVIITYYADKSFDFVIKTPPVAIQLLELTKVKSGSAEPNRKKVAEITWEQVRTIAQDKLVDLNCFTVEAAMRMVAGTARSMGIAVKGEFPVNN, from the coding sequence ATGGCTAAAGAAGTTGCTGGACTAATCAAATTACAGATTAAAGGAGGCGCTGCAAATCCATCACCCCCAGTTGGACCTGCTTTAGGTTCCAAAGGTATCAATATCATGGAATTTTGCAAGCAATTCAATGCCAGAACCCAAGACAAGGCAGGTAAGATTTTGCCTGTTATCATTACTTACTACGCAGATAAGTCTTTCGATTTTGTAATCAAGACTCCTCCCGTTGCTATTCAATTGCTTGAATTGACTAAGGTAAAGAGTGGTTCTGCTGAGCCTAACCGTAAGAAAGTTGCCGAGATTACTTGGGAACAGGTTCGTACGATTGCTCAGGACAAATTGGTGGACTTGAACTGTTTTACTGTGGAAGCTGCCATGAGAATGGTTGCAGGTACAGCTAGAAGTATGGGTATCGCTGTAAAAGGGGAGTTCCCGGTTAATAACTAA
- the rplA gene encoding 50S ribosomal protein L1 has protein sequence MGKLTKNQKLAAEKIEAGKAYSLKEAASLVKEITFTKFDASLDIDVRLGVDPRKANQMVRGVVSLPHGTGKQVRVLVLCTPDAEAAAKEAGADYVGLDEYIEKIKGGWTDIDVIITMPSIMGKIGALGRVLGPRGLMPNPKSGTVTMDVAKAVKEVKQGKIDFKVDKSGIVHTSIGKVSFSPEQIRDNAKEFISTLNKLKPTAAKGTYIKSIYLSSTMSAGIKIDPKSVEEI, from the coding sequence ATGGGTAAACTGACAAAAAATCAAAAGTTAGCTGCAGAAAAAATTGAAGCAGGGAAAGCATACTCACTGAAAGAAGCTGCATCTTTGGTAAAGGAAATCACTTTCACCAAGTTCGATGCTTCACTGGATATCGATGTACGTTTAGGCGTTGACCCACGTAAAGCCAACCAGATGGTGAGAGGTGTCGTTTCACTTCCTCACGGTACTGGTAAACAAGTACGTGTGTTGGTGCTCTGTACACCGGATGCTGAAGCTGCTGCAAAAGAAGCTGGCGCTGACTATGTTGGTCTTGACGAATATATTGAAAAGATCAAAGGTGGATGGACTGATATCGACGTGATTATCACTATGCCGTCTATCATGGGTAAAATTGGTGCACTCGGTCGTGTACTCGGTCCTCGCGGATTGATGCCGAACCCGAAGAGTGGTACTGTAACTATGGATGTTGCTAAAGCTGTAAAAGAAGTAAAACAAGGTAAGATTGACTTTAAAGTTGACAAGAGCGGTATCGTTCATACTTCTATCGGTAAGGTTTCATTCAGTCCTGAGCAGATTCGCGACAACGCGAAAGAGTTTATCTCTACGCTCAACAAACTGAAACCGACAGCAGCAAAGGGTACATATATTAAGAGTATTTATCTTTCAAGTACAATGAGTGCGGGTATTAAGATTGACCCGAAATCAGTGGAAGAAATCTAA
- the nusG gene encoding transcription termination/antitermination protein NusG — protein MAEIEKKWYVLRAISGKEAKVKEYLEADIKNSDLGEYVSQVLIPTEKVYQVRNGKKIVKERSYLPGYVLVEAALVGEVSHHLRNTPNVIGFLGGSEKPVPLRQSEVNRILGTVDELQETGEELNIPYVVGETVKVTFGPFSGFSGIIEEVNSEKKKLKVMVKIFGRKTPLELGFMQVEKE, from the coding sequence ATGGCTGAGATTGAGAAGAAATGGTACGTTCTGCGTGCTATTAGCGGAAAAGAAGCTAAGGTAAAGGAATATCTTGAAGCTGACATTAAAAACAGCGACCTTGGTGAATATGTATCTCAGGTATTGATTCCTACTGAAAAGGTTTACCAGGTTCGCAATGGCAAAAAAATTGTGAAGGAAAGAAGTTATCTTCCTGGTTACGTTTTGGTGGAGGCTGCTTTGGTTGGTGAGGTTTCTCATCACTTGCGCAACACTCCGAATGTGATAGGCTTTCTTGGCGGCTCTGAAAAACCGGTGCCTCTCAGACAATCAGAAGTGAATCGTATACTTGGTACAGTTGACGAACTGCAGGAAACGGGTGAAGAACTCAATATTCCGTATGTGGTCGGTGAAACTGTTAAAGTTACTTTTGGTCCTTTCAGCGGATTCAGTGGTATCATTGAAGAAGTGAATAGTGAAAAAAAGAAACTAAAGGTCATGGTAAAGATATTCGGGCGCAAAACACCGCTTGAATTGGGCTTTATGCAAGTGGAAAAAGAATAA
- a CDS encoding tyrosine recombinase XerC yields MLIESFLDYLQYERNYSEKTVLAYGEDIKQLREFAQEEYGKFDPLEVEAGLIREWIVSLMDRGYTSTSVNRKLSSLRTFYKYLLKQGEAVVDPLCRIKGPKNKKPLPVFLKESEMNRLLDETDFGKGFKGCRDRLIIEMFYATGMRLSELIGLDDKDVDFSASLLKVTGKRNKQRLIPFGDELRDLMLGYIGIRNETILVRSGAFFIKEDGGRLYKNLVYNLVKRNLSKVATLKKKSPHVLRHTFATTMLNNEAELGAVKEILGHESIATTEVYMHATFEELKKVYKQAHPRA; encoded by the coding sequence ATGTTGATAGAATCTTTTCTTGATTATCTCCAGTATGAGCGGAACTATTCGGAAAAAACCGTTCTTGCATACGGTGAAGATATAAAGCAGCTACGGGAGTTTGCTCAGGAAGAGTATGGGAAATTCGATCCGCTGGAGGTTGAGGCTGGACTGATTCGTGAATGGATTGTTTCATTGATGGATAGAGGATATACCTCAACTTCTGTAAATCGTAAGCTAAGTTCGCTCCGGACGTTTTATAAGTATCTTTTAAAACAGGGGGAGGCGGTTGTAGATCCTTTATGTAGAATAAAGGGGCCTAAGAACAAAAAGCCGTTGCCCGTGTTTTTGAAAGAAAGCGAAATGAATCGGCTGTTGGATGAAACGGATTTTGGTAAAGGGTTTAAAGGATGTCGGGACCGGTTGATTATTGAAATGTTTTATGCTACTGGTATGAGACTTTCGGAATTGATAGGTTTGGATGATAAGGATGTGGATTTTTCGGCTTCTCTTCTTAAAGTGACTGGGAAAAGAAATAAGCAACGGTTGATTCCGTTTGGTGATGAGCTACGGGATTTGATGCTTGGGTATATTGGCATAAGAAACGAAACGATTTTGGTGAGGTCGGGAGCTTTTTTTATAAAAGAAGATGGCGGGCGGCTTTATAAGAATCTAGTCTATAATTTGGTGAAACGGAACCTGTCAAAGGTAGCGACGCTGAAAAAAAAGAGTCCTCACGTGTTGAGGCATACTTTTGCTACCACGATGCTGAATAATGAGGCAGAGTTGGGTGCGGTGAAAGAAATTTTAGGCCACGAGAGTATAGCAACTACCGAGGTTTATATGCACGCTACATTTGAAGAACTTAAAAAAGTGTATAAACAAGCTCATCCAAGAGCTTAA
- the secE gene encoding preprotein translocase subunit SecE — MKKVIAYIKESYDELVHKVSWPTYSELANSAVVVLYASLLIALVVWGMDLCFQNFMEKIVYPH; from the coding sequence ATGAAAAAGGTAATAGCTTATATTAAAGAATCTTACGACGAACTTGTTCATAAAGTATCGTGGCCTACGTATTCCGAACTTGCTAACAGTGCAGTAGTTGTTTTATATGCTTCCCTGCTTATTGCATTGGTAGTATGGGGTATGGATCTCTGTTTCCAAAACTTCATGGAAAAAATCGTTTATCCACATTAA
- the rplJ gene encoding 50S ribosomal protein L10, producing MRKEDKNSIIAQIAATVKEYGHFYLVDVTAMNAAATSALRRDCFKSDIKLMVVKNTLLHKALESLEEDFSPLYGSLKGTTAIMFCNIANVPAKLIKDKAKDGIPGLKAAYAEESFYIGADQLDALVAIKSKNEVIADIVALLQSPAKNVISALQSGGNTLHGVLKTLGERPE from the coding sequence ATGAGAAAGGAAGATAAAAATTCGATTATAGCACAGATTGCTGCTACAGTAAAGGAATACGGTCATTTCTATTTGGTAGACGTTACAGCTATGAACGCTGCCGCTACCAGCGCATTGAGAAGAGATTGTTTTAAATCGGACATCAAACTGATGGTGGTTAAAAACACATTGCTTCACAAGGCTCTCGAAAGCCTGGAAGAAGATTTCTCTCCTCTGTACGGCTCTTTGAAAGGTACTACCGCTATTATGTTCTGCAACATTGCAAACGTACCGGCCAAACTGATCAAAGACAAAGCAAAAGACGGTATCCCCGGACTGAAAGCTGCATATGCAGAAGAAAGTTTCTACATTGGTGCAGACCAATTGGATGCTCTCGTTGCAATCAAGAGTAAGAATGAAGTTATCGCTGACATCGTTGCATTGCTGCAATCTCCGGCGAAGAATGTTATTTCTGCTCTTCAATCAGGTGGTAACACACTTCACGGAGTACTCAAAACTCTTGGTGAGAGACCCGAATAA
- the rpoB gene encoding DNA-directed RNA polymerase subunit beta: MSSNTVNQRVNFASTKNPLEYPDFLEVQLKSFQDFLQLDTPPEKRKNEGLYKVFAENFPIADTRNNFVLEFLDYYIDPPRYTIDDCIERGLTYSVPLKAKLKLYCTDPDHEDFDTVIQDVFLGPIPYMTDKATFVINGAERVVVSQLHRSPGVFFGQSVHANGTKLYSARIIPFKGSWIEFATDINNVMYAYIDRKKKLPVTTLLRAIGFENDKDILEIFNLAEDVKVNKTNLKRVLGRKLAARVLKTWIEDFVDEDTGEVVSIERNEVIIDRETVLEEEHIDEILESGVQNILLHKDEPNQSDFSIIYNTLQKDPSNSEKEAVLYIYRQLRNADPADDASAREVINNLFFSEKRYDLGDVGRYRINKKLNLTTDMDVRVLTKEDIIEIIKYLIELINSKADVDDIDHLSNRRVRTVGEQLSNQFAVGLARMSRTIRERMNVRDNEVFTPIDLINAKTISSVINSFFGTNALSQFMYQTNPLAEITHKRRMSALGPGGLSRERAGFEVRDVHYTHYGRLCPIETPEGPNIGLISSLCVFAKINELGFIETPYRKVENGKVDLSDNGLIYLTAEEEEEKIIAQGNAPLNDDGTFVRNKVKSRQDADFPVVEPSEVDLMDVSPQQIASIAASLIPFLEHDDANRALMGSNMMRQAVPLLRSEAPIVGTGIERQLVRDSRTQITAEGDGVVDYVDATTIRILYDRTEDEEFVSFEPALKEYRIPKFRKTNENMTIDLRPTCDKGQRVKKGDILTEGYSTEKGELALGKNLLVAYMPWKGYNYEDAIVLNERVVREDLLTSVHVEEYSLEVRETKRGMEELTSDIPNVSEEATKDLDENGIVRIGARIEPGDIMIGKITPKGESDPSPEEKLLRAIFGDKAGDVKDASLKASPSLKGVVIDKKLFSRVIKNRSSKLADKALLPKIDDEFESKVADLKRILVKKLMTLTEGKVSQGVKDYLGAEVIAKGAKFSASDFDSLDFTSIQLSNWTSDEHTNGMIRDLVMNFIKKYKELDAELKRKKFAITIGDELPAGIIQMAKVYIAKKRKIGVGDKMAGRHGNKGIVSRVVRQEDMPFLADGTPVDIVLNPLGVPSRMNIGQIFEAVLGRAGKTLGVKFATPIFDGATMDDLDEWTDKAGLPRYCKTYLCDGGTGEQFDQPATVGVTYMLKLGHMVEDKMHARSIGPYSLITQQPLGGKAQFGGQRFGEMEVWALEGFGAAHILQEILTIKSDDVVGRSKAYEAIVKGEPMPQPGIPESLNVLLHELRGLGLSINLE; the protein is encoded by the coding sequence ATGTCTTCAAATACTGTAAATCAAAGAGTTAATTTTGCTTCGACTAAGAATCCGCTCGAATATCCGGATTTTCTGGAAGTACAATTGAAGTCATTCCAAGACTTTCTACAATTAGATACCCCACCTGAAAAGCGTAAGAATGAGGGATTGTATAAAGTATTTGCTGAAAACTTCCCTATTGCCGATACTAGAAACAATTTTGTTCTTGAGTTTCTGGACTATTATATTGATCCGCCGCGTTATACCATTGATGATTGTATAGAGCGTGGGCTCACTTATAGTGTTCCTTTAAAAGCGAAACTTAAGCTTTACTGTACGGACCCCGATCATGAGGATTTTGATACAGTGATTCAGGACGTATTCCTTGGCCCGATTCCTTATATGACTGATAAGGCTACTTTCGTCATTAACGGTGCCGAACGCGTAGTTGTGTCACAACTTCACCGTTCTCCGGGTGTGTTCTTCGGTCAAAGCGTGCATGCCAATGGTACAAAACTTTATTCGGCTCGTATTATTCCGTTTAAAGGTTCGTGGATTGAGTTTGCTACTGACATCAATAATGTGATGTATGCATACATTGACCGTAAGAAGAAATTGCCGGTAACTACTCTGTTGCGTGCGATTGGCTTCGAGAATGACAAAGATATCCTGGAGATTTTCAACCTTGCAGAAGATGTGAAGGTTAACAAGACAAATCTGAAGAGAGTGCTGGGGCGCAAGCTGGCTGCACGTGTCTTGAAAACATGGATTGAAGATTTCGTTGATGAAGATACCGGTGAAGTGGTTTCTATTGAACGTAACGAAGTTATTATCGACCGCGAAACCGTACTGGAAGAGGAGCATATTGATGAAATTTTGGAATCGGGAGTTCAGAACATTCTTTTACACAAGGATGAGCCGAACCAGTCTGATTTCTCTATTATATATAATACGCTGCAGAAGGACCCGAGTAACTCGGAAAAAGAGGCTGTGTTGTATATCTACCGTCAGTTGCGTAACGCTGATCCGGCTGATGACGCAAGTGCGCGTGAAGTTATCAACAACTTGTTCTTCTCAGAAAAAAGATATGACCTTGGTGATGTAGGTCGTTACAGAATCAACAAAAAGTTGAACTTGACGACTGATATGGACGTGCGTGTCCTCACAAAGGAAGATATCATTGAAATCATCAAATATCTGATTGAGTTGATTAACTCTAAGGCAGATGTGGATGATATTGACCACTTGAGCAACCGTCGTGTACGTACAGTGGGCGAACAGCTTTCTAACCAGTTTGCTGTTGGTTTGGCTCGTATGTCTCGTACGATTCGTGAACGTATGAATGTTCGTGACAATGAAGTGTTTACTCCGATTGACTTGATTAACGCGAAGACTATTTCTTCTGTGATCAATTCTTTTTTCGGAACGAATGCCTTGTCTCAATTTATGTACCAGACAAACCCGCTGGCTGAAATCACGCACAAGCGTCGTATGTCTGCACTGGGTCCTGGTGGTCTTTCTCGTGAACGCGCAGGATTTGAGGTTCGTGACGTTCACTATACACACTACGGTCGTCTTTGTCCGATTGAAACTCCTGAAGGTCCGAATATCGGTTTGATTTCTTCGTTGTGTGTATTCGCTAAGATTAATGAGCTCGGATTCATTGAAACTCCCTACCGTAAGGTTGAAAACGGCAAGGTGGATCTTTCTGATAATGGTCTGATTTATCTGACTGCTGAAGAAGAAGAGGAAAAGATTATTGCACAGGGTAACGCTCCGTTGAACGATGATGGTACATTTGTGCGTAATAAGGTTAAGTCTCGTCAGGATGCTGACTTCCCTGTTGTGGAACCGTCGGAAGTTGACTTGATGGACGTTTCTCCTCAGCAGATTGCGTCAATTGCAGCTTCACTGATTCCGTTCTTGGAACATGATGATGCTAACCGTGCATTGATGGGATCAAACATGATGCGCCAGGCTGTTCCATTGTTGAGAAGCGAGGCGCCGATTGTGGGTACAGGTATTGAACGTCAGTTGGTCAGAGACTCTCGTACGCAGATTACTGCGGAAGGAGATGGGGTCGTTGACTATGTTGACGCTACTACAATTCGTATTTTGTACGACCGTACGGAAGATGAAGAATTTGTAAGTTTCGAACCGGCTTTGAAAGAATATAGAATACCTAAGTTCCGTAAGACTAACGAGAATATGACGATTGACTTGCGTCCTACTTGTGACAAAGGGCAGCGTGTGAAGAAAGGTGATATCTTGACAGAAGGTTATTCTACTGAAAAAGGCGAGTTGGCATTGGGTAAGAACTTGCTGGTAGCTTATATGCCTTGGAAGGGGTACAACTATGAGGATGCTATCGTTTTGAACGAACGTGTGGTACGTGAAGACCTGTTGACTTCAGTTCATGTGGAAGAGTATTCCTTGGAAGTTCGTGAAACAAAACGTGGTATGGAAGAACTGACTTCTGATATCCCGAATGTTAGTGAAGAGGCTACCAAGGACTTGGATGAAAATGGTATCGTAAGAATCGGTGCACGTATCGAGCCGGGTGATATCATGATTGGTAAAATTACTCCGAAAGGTGAGTCTGACCCTTCTCCTGAAGAAAAACTGCTTCGTGCAATCTTCGGTGACAAGGCCGGTGATGTAAAAGATGCTTCACTGAAAGCTTCTCCTTCTTTGAAAGGGGTAGTTATCGACAAGAAGCTATTCTCACGTGTCATTAAGAACCGTAGTTCTAAACTTGCAGACAAAGCATTGTTGCCTAAGATTGATGATGAATTTGAATCTAAGGTTGCGGACTTGAAACGTATTCTGGTTAAAAAACTGATGACTTTAACAGAAGGAAAGGTTTCGCAGGGCGTGAAAGACTATTTGGGTGCAGAGGTGATTGCCAAGGGGGCTAAGTTCAGTGCATCAGATTTTGATTCGCTTGATTTCACTTCTATCCAATTGAGTAATTGGACAAGTGACGAGCACACTAACGGCATGATTCGTGATTTGGTGATGAATTTCATTAAGAAATATAAAGAACTAGATGCTGAGCTGAAACGTAAGAAGTTTGCTATCACTATTGGTGATGAACTTCCTGCTGGTATTATTCAGATGGCTAAAGTATATATTGCCAAGAAACGTAAGATTGGTGTAGGTGATAAGATGGCAGGTCGTCACGGTAACAAGGGTATCGTGTCACGTGTTGTACGTCAGGAAGATATGCCGTTCTTGGCAGACGGTACCCCAGTTGACATTGTATTGAATCCGTTGGGTGTGCCTTCACGTATGAACATTGGTCAGATTTTCGAAGCTGTACTTGGACGTGCCGGAAAAACATTAGGTGTGAAATTTGCAACTCCTATTTTCGATGGTGCAACAATGGATGATCTGGATGAGTGGACAGATAAGGCAGGATTGCCCCGCTACTGTAAGACTTATCTCTGTGATGGTGGTACAGGTGAGCAGTTTGACCAACCGGCAACTGTGGGAGTAACTTATATGTTGAAGTTAGGTCACATGGTTGAAGATAAGATGCACGCTCGTTCTATCGGTCCGTACTCATTGATTACTCAGCAACCTCTTGGTGGTAAAGCACAATTCGGTGGTCAGCGTTTCGGAGAAATGGAAGTTTGGGCACTCGAAGGCTTTGGTGCTGCTCATATCCTACAGGAGATTCTGACTATCAAGTCTGATGACGTGGTAGGACGTTCGAAAGCTTATGAAGCAATAGTGAAAGGTGAACCGATGCCGCAACCTGGTATTCCGGAGTCCTTGAACGTATTGTTACACGAGTTGAGAGGTTTAGGTTTGAGTATCAACCTAGAATAA
- the rplL gene encoding 50S ribosomal protein L7/L12: protein MADLKAFAEQLVNLTVKEVNELATILKEEYGIEPAAAAVAVAAGPAAGAAAVEEKTSFDVVLKSAGAAKLQVVKAVKEACGLGLKEAKDMVDGAPSVVKEGLAKDEAESLKKTLEEAGAEVELK from the coding sequence ATGGCAGATTTGAAAGCTTTTGCAGAACAATTAGTTAACTTGACAGTAAAAGAAGTTAATGAACTTGCAACTATCCTTAAAGAAGAATACGGTATTGAACCTGCTGCTGCAGCTGTAGCTGTTGCTGCTGGTCCCGCAGCTGGTGCTGCTGCTGTAGAAGAAAAAACTTCTTTCGACGTAGTATTGAAGAGCGCTGGTGCAGCTAAACTTCAGGTAGTTAAAGCCGTTAAGGAAGCTTGTGGTCTTGGTTTGAAAGAAGCTAAGGACATGGTTGACGGTGCTCCTAGTGTAGTAAAAGAAGGTTTGGCTAAAGACGAAGCAGAATCATTGAAGAAAACATTGGAAGAAGCTGGAGCTGAAGTTGAACTTAAATAA
- the rpsU gene encoding 30S ribosomal protein S21, whose protein sequence is MIVVPVKEGENIEKALKKFKRKFEKTGIVKELRSRQQFDKPSVINRLKRERAVYVQKLQQVED, encoded by the coding sequence ATGATTGTAGTACCTGTAAAAGAAGGCGAAAACATTGAAAAAGCGCTGAAGAAGTTTAAAAGAAAATTTGAGAAAACTGGCATTGTGAAAGAACTGAGAAGCAGACAGCAGTTTGACAAACCGTCTGTAATTAACAGACTTAAGAGAGAACGTGCAGTTTACGTACAAAAACTTCAGCAAGTAGAAGATTAA
- the tuf gene encoding elongation factor Tu produces MAKEKFERTKPHVNIGTIGHVDHGKTTLTAAITTVLAKKGLSELRSFDSIDNAPEEKERGITINTSHVEYETANRHYAHVDCPGHADYVKNMVTGAAQMDGAIIVCAATDGPMPQTREHILLARQVNVPRLVVFLNKCDMVDDAEMLELVEMEMRELLSFYDFDGDNTPIVQGSALGALNGVEKWEDKVMELMDAVDNWIPLPPRDVDKPFLMPVEDVFSITGRGTVATGRIETGVIHVGDEVEILGLGEDKKSVVTGVEMFRKLLDQGEAGDNVGLLLRGIDKNEIKRGMVLCKPGQIKPHSKFKAEVYILKKEEGGRHTPFHNKYRPQFYLRTMDCTGEITLPEGTEMVMPGDNVTITVELIYPVALNPGLRFAIREGGRTVGAGQITEILD; encoded by the coding sequence ATGGCTAAAGAGAAATTTGAACGTACCAAACCGCACGTAAACATTGGTACAATCGGTCACGTAGACCACGGTAAGACAACGTTGACTGCTGCTATCACTACTGTGTTGGCAAAAAAAGGTCTTTCTGAGTTGCGTTCTTTCGATTCTATCGACAACGCTCCTGAGGAAAAAGAAAGAGGTATTACTATTAATACTTCACACGTTGAGTACGAAACAGCTAACCGTCACTACGCACACGTTGACTGCCCGGGACACGCTGACTACGTAAAGAACATGGTAACTGGTGCTGCTCAGATGGATGGTGCTATCATTGTTTGTGCTGCAACTGATGGTCCGATGCCTCAGACTCGCGAACATATCTTGTTGGCTCGTCAGGTAAACGTTCCTCGTTTGGTTGTGTTCTTGAACAAGTGCGATATGGTAGACGATGCTGAAATGTTGGAACTCGTTGAAATGGAAATGAGAGAACTTCTTTCGTTCTATGACTTCGATGGTGACAATACTCCTATTGTTCAGGGTTCTGCTCTTGGCGCATTGAACGGCGTTGAAAAGTGGGAAGACAAAGTTATGGAATTGATGGATGCTGTTGATAACTGGATTCCGCTGCCTCCGCGTGATGTTGATAAACCTTTCTTGATGCCGGTTGAAGATGTATTCTCTATCACAGGTCGTGGTACTGTTGCAACAGGTCGTATCGAAACTGGTGTTATCCATGTAGGTGACGAAGTTGAAATCCTTGGTTTGGGTGAAGATAAGAAATCAGTTGTAACTGGTGTTGAAATGTTCCGTAAATTGTTGGATCAAGGTGAAGCTGGTGACAATGTAGGTTTGTTGCTTCGTGGTATCGATAAGAACGAAATCAAACGTGGTATGGTTCTTTGTAAACCAGGTCAGATTAAACCGCACTCTAAATTCAAAGCTGAGGTTTATATCCTGAAGAAAGAAGAAGGTGGTCGTCACACTCCGTTCCACAATAAATATCGTCCTCAGTTCTATCTGCGTACTATGGACTGTACAGGTGAAATCACTTTGCCGGAAGGAACTGAAATGGTAATGCCGGGTGATAACGTAACTATTACAGTTGAGTTGATTTACCCAGTAGCATTGAACCCAGGTCTTCGTTTCGCTATCCGCGAAGGTGGACGTACAGTAGGTGCTGGTCAGATTACAGAAATTCTTGACTAA
- the hpf gene encoding ribosome hibernation-promoting factor, HPF/YfiA family produces MDIRIQSIHFDASEQLQAFIQKKVSKLEKYYEDIKKVEVSLKVVKPEVAENKEAGIKILIPNGEFYASKVCDTYEESIDLDVEALSKQLVKYKEKQRSK; encoded by the coding sequence ATGGATATTAGAATTCAATCAATTCACTTTGATGCGTCAGAGCAATTGCAGGCATTTATTCAAAAGAAGGTGTCTAAGTTGGAAAAATATTACGAAGATATAAAGAAAGTAGAGGTGTCATTAAAGGTGGTTAAACCGGAGGTTGCTGAAAATAAAGAAGCAGGCATTAAAATTCTTATTCCAAATGGGGAGTTTTATGCAAGTAAAGTATGTGATACATATGAAGAATCGATTGATTTGGATGTGGAAGCACTCAGTAAACAGCTGGTTAAATACAAGGAAAAACAGCGTAGCAAATAA